Proteins from one Alphaproteobacteria bacterium genomic window:
- a CDS encoding thioesterase family protein has product MPTRWMDNDVYGHVNNVIYYSFFDTLINQYLVSAGGLDYHNGPVIGLAVETMCRFKRELTYPELVEGGLRVGKLGTSSVRYEIGLFGAGHETPAAVGYFVHVFVERASRKPTPIPPQIRAALEKLSVDTA; this is encoded by the coding sequence ATGCCCACGCGCTGGATGGACAACGACGTTTACGGGCACGTCAATAACGTCATCTATTATTCGTTCTTCGATACGCTGATCAATCAGTACCTGGTCAGCGCCGGTGGGCTCGACTACCACAACGGCCCTGTCATTGGCCTCGCGGTCGAGACCATGTGTCGGTTCAAGCGAGAGCTCACCTATCCCGAATTGGTCGAAGGCGGCCTCCGCGTCGGAAAGCTCGGTACTTCAAGCGTTCGTTATGAAATCGGGCTCTTCGGCGCGGGGCACGAGACTCCGGCCGCGGTCGGATATTTCGTGCATGTCTTCGTTGAGCGGGCCTCTCGTAAGCCGACCCCGATTCCGCCGCAAATCAGGGCGGCACTCGAAAAGCTGTCGGTCGACACGGCTTGA